A section of the Salmo salar chromosome ssa05, Ssal_v3.1, whole genome shotgun sequence genome encodes:
- the LOC106605277 gene encoding uncharacterized protein, giving the protein MDVVMEYPGVKVETAEEEHLEDLVIIKEGDVERVVEGGTEPITGKSNDEDSSVEEDATARHGQIGKANTESGDGDKRKKDNQINQEKGETGTEEGVELIKGMDELVMDRQKIDCKKEGMVMVDITEKYKTAEQDLETDKPSQGLQVGTNIHLPFDQLPKDTLSPEHAQKQAQRLTPYFPDALYDLVFTLQEGRRLNDQRCSFRGRRRCHSEPNTYSPAHRAHRVHFSSMTSLQKDEFFDLLATSQGRRLDDQRAELHDTPPPKPKANKKRSSVKDTKPKKSAPIAVQNEDLYNMILMSQAQGRLEEQRSAAPGPMDDEDFFSLLLSVQGGRMEDQRTELPGILGT; this is encoded by the exons GAGGAGCACTTGGAGGATCTAGTCATTATTAAGGAGGGGGATGTTGAGAGAGTTGTTGAGGGAGGGACAGAGCCAATAACAGGCAAGAGCAACGATGAAGACTCCAGTGTGGAAGAGGATGCCACTGCCAGACATGGACAGATTGGAAAAGCCAACACTGAAAGTGGAGATGGAGACAAAAGAAAAAAGGATAACCAAATAAATCAAGAAAAAggagagactgggacagaggagggggttgagctCATTAAAGGGATGGATGAATTGGTAATGGATAGACAGAAAATAGATTGCAAGAAAGAGGGGATGGTGATGGTGGATATAacagaaaaatacaaaacagcagAACAAGATTTGGAGACGGACAAACCATCACAAGGATTACAAGTTGGCACAAATATACATCTTCCCTTTGACCAGTTGCCCAAAGATACGCTGAGCCCAGAGCATGcccaaaaacag GCTCAACGGTTAACCCCTTACTTCCCAGACGCTCTGTATGACCTGGTTTTTACTCTGCAAGAAGGAAGACGACTCAATGACCAGCGGTGCTCGttcagagggaggagaaggtgccATTCTGAACCCAACACCTACAGTCCAGCCCACAGAGCCCACAGAG TGCATTTCTCCTCAATGACCTCGCTGCAGAAAGATGAGTTCTTTGACTTGCTGGCTACTTCCCAAGGCCGTCGGCTTGACGACCAGCGGGCGGAACTACATGACACCCCACCCCCTAAGCCGAAAGCCAATAAGAAGAGGAGCAGCGTAAAAGATACAAAGCCCAAAAAGTCTGCTCCAATTGCAGTGCAGAACGAGGACTTGTACAATATGATTCTCATGTCGCAG gcccagggtaggCTGGAGGAGCAGCGCAGTGCGGCCCCGGGCCCTATGGATGATGAAGACTTCTTTTCCTTACTGCTGAGTGTCCAGGGAGGACGCATGGAGGACCAGAGGACTGAGCTGCCTGGGATTCTGGGAACCTGA